TAGGTGCTGTTGGCTGAACTGCTGGAGCCTCTGTTTCTGTTGAAGTGCTAGGTGCTGTTGGCGTAACTACTTCTGTTGTTGGAGCTGAAGAGTCAATTGGTGCCAGATCGTCTGCTGATACATAACCAGCTTGTGCAAGTGCAATTGTTGATAGTGCGAGTGCTGCTAATACTTGTTTTTTCTTGTTCATTTTGATTTTTCCTTTTCTTTATTTATTTTTCGGGTTATAACCTTTTCCAGTTAAACGAAGTTCCATTCCTGATGGTGTCTTAACTTTTCGAGCTATAACTTGAGCATCTCTCTTGATAGTGCGAATTTGATCATAAACCTTTTTATAAGGCAAATGAAATTCAACATCCCTTAAAAGTCCGTCTACGTATCCTCTAGCCTGTTTGACTGCATAGTCTGGCTCCAGGATAAGGTCTGTGCCGTCCTCTAAGCGAGCTGTCGCACCTCCTTGTTTTCCTAAAACTTTTAAGTCCTTTAGGCGGACGGTTATTTCATCTGTCATAGATTTCTCCTTGAAGTTGAAAGGCGAAAATTACGCCGTGCTGTGTAAAAACGTATTTTTACATCGGTATTTTATACGCTGGGTTTATAGTCTAGGAACCCTTACTCCTTCAGCTTATGACCTTTGTCATGCTTTTTCGTTCAGTGGCTGGACTAGATATCCTTTTCTAGTTTGCTACTCGCCCCCGTTTCTTTTTTATCCATAGCCACGCTGTATCAGGGCAAGCCTTGTATTTAGTTTTCAATGTTCTAATAGTTTAGTGACTTCTCGGTCAATATAGATTTAACTGGACTACGTTTGGTCCGATTCTGACCCTAACAGGTAGTCAATGGTTACCCCGAAATATTCTGCCACATTTTTGGCATTCTCCAGACTTATCTGACTATACCCTGTTTCCCAGTTAGATATGGTGTTGCGAAACACCCCTATCTGATCAGCCAAGGCTTGTTGTGATAATCTGGCTTTTTTTCGTAATTCTCTGATACGATTTTGTGTTTGTTTCCTCACATCTACTTGTCTCCTTCATTATTTAGACTTGATAATATTTCATCATCCATCAGAGGAGCTTTCTTCAGTTCCAGCATGACAAGCCCTATTCCATACGCTAAGACCAATAATAAAGCTATTGTAACTAGTTTAAACATTACTATCCTCCTGATATCTTCCTTATTTTGTCCGATAAGTTATCTTCCTCACCCATCTAGGATTGATGGAAAATGGCGGAGTCGCTGATGTAAAATTCATACTCGCTCCTGT
The sequence above is a segment of the Streptococcus oralis ATCC 35037 genome. Coding sequences within it:
- a CDS encoding helix-turn-helix transcriptional regulator, with the translated sequence MRKQTQNRIRELRKKARLSQQALADQIGVFRNTISNWETGYSQISLENAKNVAEYFGVTIDYLLGSESDQT